A part of Arachis hypogaea cultivar Tifrunner chromosome 12, arahy.Tifrunner.gnm2.J5K5, whole genome shotgun sequence genomic DNA contains:
- the LOC112728559 gene encoding putative disease resistance RPP13-like protein 1 — translation MNDLDSVQQRLRTEVTGKRILVVLDDMWTIHYDDWKTFLGPFQCGSQGGKILVTTRIDTVASMVKTIPAHNLSLLDVEQCWLVFANHAFFPTESRDRLALEKIGRKIVEKCKGLPLAAQSLGGLLRTKDKASQWEDVLVSEIWEFSEDECRILPALRISYHYLPSHLKRCFVYCSLYPKDYVLSSHELVSLWMAEDLLQQPESGSILEEVGYKYLNDLAARSFFQPSKNGYEDSFVMHDLMHDLATFYGKKFFVRISEHENVGQHDTKTRHLSYDVNDSNSVPKMLEACESSSHVRTLFRIKADLYRQHKLGIDLGRLLAQLKRLRVLSFKSFKIDILPDSIGELIHLRYLNLSNTLVVTLPESLNNLYNLQTLKLRSCRKLKKLPSNMQNLVNLRHLDVFDTGLEEMPKKMSKLKDLQFLSDYIAGKHEENGIGELGELPHLHGSLWIKKLENVKNSGEASNARMDEKIQLNALYLRWSSFEESEVCDSQSEKDVLDKLRPHKDLKKLFIWGYRGTMFPDWVGQSSYHNMTKLELTGCRNCWVIPSLGQLPSLEMLIIEEFEKVKKIGGSFYKGDGTHQHQEAPFRSLKSLEFRHMGWWEEWESYECDDDNHAPFPKLEELRIYNCPKLRGDLPTFLPSLKSLWIKECEEIGCYLPRAPILRKLRIDGKQEARMRDQPLSMLETLVINGEQQVEYVFEAMTHTQPTSLSCLGISECSSAISFPGDALPPSLKQLGIYNCKNVEFPMQHQQHHSLQRLQIHNSCHSLISFAFPAFPNLKYLTIAIRENLTSLELSQSQSLQELWIVECPKLENIIRLPASLTQLRIYGCPLLGEGIERKDPHIWPSISHIPHIEVDGTWIEFDSTS, via the coding sequence ATGAATGATTTAGATTCTGTTCAACAACGTTTGAGGACTGAGGTAACAGGGAAGAGGATTTTGGTTGTTCTGGATGACATGTGGACCATTCATTATGATGATTGGAAAACTTTTCTAGGCCCCTTCCAATGTGGAAGTCAGGGAGGAAAGATTCTTGTAACAACCCGCATTGATACTGTTGCTTCTATGGTGAAAACTATTCCAGCTCACAATTTGAGTTTGTTGGATGTTGAACAATGTTGGTTGGTGTTTGCAAATCATGCATTCTTTCCTACTGAATCTCGAGATCGTTTAGCTTTAGAAAAAATTGGTAGAAAAATTGTTGAAAAGTGCAAAGGCCTGCCTTTGGCAGCTCAATCACTTGGGGGCTTATTGAGAACCAAGGATAAGGCAAGCCAGTGGGAAGATGTTTTGGTGAGTGAGATTTGGGAGTTTTCTGAAGATGagtgtaggattcttcctgcatTGAGAATAAGTTATCATTATCTCCCTTCACACTTAAAACGTTGCTTTGTCTATTGTTCTTTGTATCCTAAAGATTATGTACTCAGTAGCCATGAATTGGTGTCGTTGTGGATGGCGGAAGATCTTTTGCAACAACCAGAGAGTGGAAGCATTTTAGAAGAAGTTGGATATAAATACTTAAATGATTTAGCTGCACGATCATTCTTTCAACCATCAAAGAATGGTTATGAAGATTCATTTGTGATGCACGACCTCATGCATGATCTAGCGACATTCTATGGTAAAAAGTTCTTTGTTAGAATCTCTGAACACGAGAATGTAGGCCAACATGATACTAAAACTCGTCATTTGTCATATGATGTCAACGACAGTAATTCAGTCCCGAAGATGTTGGAAGCATGTGAGAGTTCAAGTCATGTGAGAACCCTGTTTCGAATCAAGGCAGATTTATACCGTCAACACAAATTGGGAATTGATCTTGGTCGCTTACTAGCACAGTTGAAGCGCTTACGTGTTTTGTCATTTAAATCATTTAAAATTGATATATTGCCTGATTCAATTGGTGAATTGATCCACTTGCGTTATTTGAATCTCTCTAACACACTTGTCGTGACATTGCCGGAGTCCTTGAATAATTTGTACAATTTACAAACATTGAAGTTGAGAAGTTGTAGAAAACTTAAAAAGCTTCCGTCCAACATGCAAAATCTTGTGAATTTGCGTCATCTTGATGTTTTTGACACTGGTTTGGAAGAGATGCCAAAAAAGATGAGCAAATTAAAAGATTTGCAATTTTTAAGTGACTATATTGCGGGCAAACATGAAGAGAATGGGATTGGAGAACTGGGAGAGCTACCACATCTTCATGGCTCATTGTGGATTAAGAAACTAGAGAATGTTAAGAATAGTGGTGAAGCATCGAATGCAAGGATGGATGAAAAAATACAATTGAATGCCTTATATTTGAGGTGGtcatcatttgaagaaagtgaggTTTGTGATTCCCAAAGTGAAAAAGATGTACTTGACAAATTACGTCCTCACAAAGACTTGAAGAAGCTATTCATCTGGGGTTACAGAGGTACGATGTTTCCGGATTGGGTAGGGCAGTCTTCGTACCACAACATGACTAAGTTGGAGTTGACGGGATGCAGGAATTGTTGGGTGATTCCTTCACTTGGACAGTTACCCTCTCTGGAGATGCTGATCAttgaagagtttgagaaggtgaaGAAGATTGGTGGGTCATTCTATAAGGGTGATGGAACTCATCAGCATCAGGAGGCACCCTTCCGATCCCTTAAATCTCTAGAATTTCGTCATATGGGTTGGTGGGAGGAATGGGAgtcatatgaatgtgatgatgatAATCATGCACCATTTCCGAAACTTGAGGAGCTCCGTATTTATAACTGTCCTAAGTTAAGAGGAGATTTGCCCACTTTCCTTCCGTCTTTGAAATCACTTTGGATTAAAGAATGCGAGGAGATTGGTTGTTATCTGCCAAGAGCTCCCATCCTACGCAAATTAAGAATAGATGGCAAACAGGAAGCAAGAATGCGGGACCAACCACTTTCCATGTTGGAGACACTAGTAATTAATGGAGAGCAGCAGGTGGAGTATGTGTTTGAGGCCATGACCCACACCCAACCAACCTCTCTCAGTTGTTTAGGAATCTCAGAGTGCTCATCAGCTATATCATTTCCAGGGGATGCTTTGCCCCCTTCGTTGAAACAGTTGGGCATATacaattgcaagaatgtagaattCCCAATGCAACACCAACAACACCACTCGCTACAGAGATTACAAATACACAACAGCTGTCATTCGCTTATATCCTTCGCATTCCCAGCTTTCCCAAATCTCAAGTATCTCACAATCGCAATACGTGAAAATTTGACATCTCTGGAGCTGTCACAGTCACAGTCCCTCCAAGAATTATGGATTGTAGAGTGCCCTAAGCTGGAGAACATAATAAGGCTGCCTGCCTCTTTAACTCAACTCAGAATCTATGGATGTCCGTTGTTGGGTGAAGGCATAGAGAGGAAGGACCCCCACATTTGGCCATCCATTTCCCACATCCCCCACATTGAAGTTGACGGCACATGGATTGAGTTTGACTCAACATCTTAA
- the LOC112728560 gene encoding poly [ADP-ribose] polymerase 2, translating to MSSKLKVEELRAHLQQRGLATTGTKPTLVRRLDAALRKEAKENSVGNADGSGYGVGADGDTLLLAGNKRVRESEGDDGENGDSNRGNKITSIEELRELSVQQLRQQASLHGIPASGSKKQLVERISQLLRKGSDNVEDEEATSCKEEEKIVTATKKGAAILDQWLPDHIKSQYHVLQLGGEVYDAMLNQTNVGDNNNKFYVIQVLESDDGSKFLVYNRWGRVGVKGQDKIHGPFTSSAHAIVEFEDKFLAKTKNAWSDRKNFICYPKSYVWLEMDYSSKEEESTVTESAGHELKKQPLESKLEPCVAKFISLVCNVSMMNQQMMEIGYNANKLPLGKLSKSTILKGYEVLKRLADVIDKSDRRALEQLSGEFYTVIPHDFGFRKMRDFVIDTPQKLKRKLEMVEALAEIEVATKLLKEDKEMQGDPLYAHYQRLHCELLPVESGSKEFSMIERYMKNTHAETHSNYSVEIVQIFRTSKEGEAERFKKFCGTKNRMLLWHGSRLSNWTGILSQGLRIAPPEAPVTGYMFGKGVYFADMFSKSANYCYATHTATDGVLLLCEVALGDMAEFLTAKYDADKLPEGKLSTKGVGGTSPDFSEAQALEDGVVVPLGNPKKNPSFKGSLLYNEYIVYNVEQIKMRYVVHVNFNFKPRH from the exons atgtcAAGTAAACTGAAGGTGGAGGAACTGCGAGCTCACCTCCAACAACGTGGACTCGCCACTACTGGAACAAAACCCACTCTG GTTCGGAGACTTGACGCTGCACTTCGCAAAGAAGCTAAGGAAAATTCTGTTGGTAATGCTGATGGTTCTGGGTATGGTGTTGGTGCTGATGGTGATACTTTGTTATTGGCGGGTAataagagagtgagagagagtgaAGGTGATGATGGTGAGAATGGTGACTCTAATCGTGGTAACAAAATCACTTCCATTGAGGAGCTTCGTGAGTTGAGTGTTCAGCAGCTTCGACAACAAGCTTCCCTTCATGGAATTCCGGCCTCTGGTTCCAAGAAACAGTTGGTTGAAAGAATCTCTCAGCTGTTGCGAAAGGGTTCTGATAATGTAGAGGATG AGGAGGCTACATCATgtaaagaagaggaaaagatagTGACTGCAACCAAAAAGGGTGCTGCTATTCTTGATCAGTGGCTGCCGGATCATATCAAATCACAGTATCATGTTCTGCAACTG GGTGGTGAAGTCTATGATGCCATGTTAAACCAGACAAATGTTGGGGACAACAATAACAAGTTCTATGTGATTCAAGTTCTTG AATCCGATGATGGCAGTAAATTTCTTGTTTACAATAGATGGGGAAGGGTAGGTGTAAAGGGTCAAGACAAGATACACGGACCTTTCACATCAAGTGCGCATGCCATTGTAGAGTTTGAAGATAAGTTTTTGGCCAAGACCAAGAATGCTTGGTCTGATAGGAAAAACTTTATTTGCTACCCAAAGAGTTATGTATGGTTGGAAATGGATTACAGCAGCAAGGAAGAAGAATCTACA GTCACAGAAAGTGCTGGCCATGAATTGAAAAAGCAACCTCTGGAATCAAAACTTGAGCCTTGTGTTGCAAAGTTTATATCTCTTGTTTGCAATGTGAGCATGATGAATCAGCAAATGATGGAAATAG GGTATAATGCAAACAAGTTGCCCCTTGGAAAACTTAGCAAATCAACAATTCTAAAG GGCTATGAAGTTCTCAAAAGACTTGCTGATGTGATTGATAAATCTGATAGGAGAGCCCTTGAGCAATTAAGTGG AGAATTTTACACTGTAATTCCTCATGATTTTGGATTCAGAAAAATGC GAGACTTTGTTATCGACACCCCTCAAAAGTTAAAGCGAAAGTTGGAAATG GTTGAAgctcttgctgaaattgaggttGCGACAAAGCTATTGAAGGAGGATAAAGAAATGCAG GGAGATCCCCTTTATGCACATTATCAACGCCTTCATTGTGAACTCTTACCAGTTGAATCTGGTAGCAAGGAATTCTCCATG ATTGAAAGATATATGAAGAACACTCATGCAGAAACACATTCAAACTATTCAGTGGAAATTGTTCAAATATTCAGGACTTCAAAAGAAGGAGAGGCTGAACGCTTCAAAAAG TTTTGCGGCACAAAAAATAGGATGCTTTTGTGGCATGGTTCTCGGCTCTCAAACTGGACTGGAATTTTATCTCAAG GTTTACGCATAGCTCCACCTGAGGCACCTGTAACCGGATACATGTTTGGGAAGGGGGTATACTTTGCTGACATGTTCTCCAAAAGTGCAAATTATTGCTATGCTACTCATACCGCTACAGATGGAGTGCTCCTTTTATGTGag GTTGCACTTGGTGACATGGCTGAATTTCTAACAGCAAAGTATGATGCTGATAAGTTGCCTGAAGGAAAACTTAG CACAAAAGGAGTAGGAGGAACATCACCAGATTTTTCTGAAGCCCAGGCACTTGAGGACGGGGTCGTTGTTCCCCTAGGAAATCCCAAGAAAAATCCAAGCTTTAAG GGTTCTCTTTTGTACAATGAGTACATTGTTTATAATGTGGAACAAATTAAGATGCGCTATGTTGTTCATGTAAATTTCAACTTTAAGCCAAGACACTAA